The window AGATttccaggagaaagaaaagggcagaAGATGCTATGGAGCGGTGGGGCAAAGATAAAGTCATGAAAATACAAGGTAAGACGAGGGAAAGAGTACATTTGCTTAAACAGGTGTTAACTCTATAGTATGGGTCtaagaggaaagagaacagaGTTTTTGCTGGAACCAGCTAGGTTGGTGTTGGTAGGCTCCCACCTTTAGGGCCATTTATGACAAAGTATGAAGTAGGTTCTAGACCTCACTGATTCCCAGGATGTCAGGATCTCATAATTCTGAGATCCCTATGGTTGAAGAATAAAGTGATCAGGACCATAAGGGTTAAACTGAACTCACAGTCAAAAGCTGTTCTAGATCCTCTTCCAAAGATGGCTGAGAATCAGACACTTCAAAGAGATCACTACACACAGTACATCCTATCTCATAAATCAATGCCTCCCTAATTAATTAAGACCTTAAAAAAATTGTCTGAATCCATCGCCTCTGTGTGCCTTGTGATAGGAATGAATACCTATGAGCCACTTTCCCTCTCTAGACTTCAAGTCATGTGAATAATTCATACTTtagcacttgaaggttttcaAGAACTACCTGTCAATGAGCCTATGAGGTTTGTCATAGAGCTGTGGTTTTTTGGTGTAAGAACTCACTCCCCCCATCAGCATATTATAGAGAGTTACTTGGGTTCTCAGTTACCTGAGAAGTGAGGTGAATTGCACATGCTCAAGaattgtcagaggctggatttgaccccaggtcttcctggatccaagtcCAAGATTATTCAACTCCACTGTCTCTCcctaagtattattattccatgataATAGCTAAGGagcctgaggctcagaaaggttaaataattttcccataGTCACTCCACTATTAAGTGTCAGTTAAGataagaacccaggtcttttctaCTACAACAAATGATTCTTCAAATTGGcctccatctctaaaattctttctGCTCTAAGATCCAATGATATCCTAATTCATAAAAAAAAGGAGCTacactggggaagctaggtggtacagtggttagagcactggccctggattcaggaggacctcagttcaaatcctgcctcagacacttaacatttactagctgtgtaaccctgggcaagacacttaaccccaactgcctcaccaaaaaataataagggAGCAACATGCCTTTtgcctgtaacgattggaatgacgccacctgctggagacttactgtagaagagttccccccatgaagtgaaggtctttgagggcaagaccaggagtcttttctttggcgtcattTCTGACGTGGGctaatgggaggaagaaggaagagagtagcacTCTGTCtgacgctctttcctggggactctggcggagaagggagctagaaacgtgctctccctttaatagatagatgaatgtaggcctttctctctctttaccaaattcttattctccttaataaatgcttaaaagcctaactcttactaaagcttataatttattagcgaccactcattagatattttagacagactagctagaattttagcccttaacatgccTCAACATGTCAAGTGCTATAGTATGAGTGACTTGCTATTTATATTTCAGGCCTGATTAGTTCTAATGAGTAACAGTTGGCGACTAGGAGGtagattcttttaaatttaatactaaagtttctccttgtttttatccaagagagagacacagagctATCCATAAAGCAAAATGAACAGgttatttaaacaaacaaacaaacaaacaacttttatTAACATTGCAGAGAAAACGGGTATAGTGACAGAATCTCTGTGTATAGCAGCAACATCCAGAAActaccttttctcccttctttcctgagTAGCTCCCTTGCTAGGTCCTGACTAGTCTATTCTGGAGAAGGGAAGTCCCAGCCTCAGAGTGGGTAGAAATTGACCTATGTAAGAGATCCCTCAACATGAACACAACTTTTTTTAATACACTGAACCTTTGGGACAAGAAGGATGCCAAGAAAAGGAATAGGGCATTTAGGCCCTTTCCTAATCCCAAGGGCCAGCCCAACTTCTAGTCACAGGTCTAAGGGCACAGACATACCAGTGGTACTGACCGACTGAAGACAAAAGCGTGATCTCATCCCTCAATTCATCATTAGCCCTGCCTGGTATGAGACGAGatggacaaaacaaaataagaaaggagAGGCTTTGGTGTGTACTAGTCCCACTCCTGTTCTGCTTTCTAAAGAGGTCTTTGGCTTTTTATTGGGCGCCTCAGTCTAGGAGTATTGTGGTTGCCAAAGGGGGAAGCCTCTCAGCTTCCTCCTGCTTCACCCAGAGGAAAGGGAGATGCCCTACATCGCTGTAGCCTCCCTGTTGCGGATCAATCTCTGTCAGCTCACAAGGCTCAGCCCATATGTCCACAATCTTTCCCAAAGTAGAACAGCGTTCCTCCAGCTCCGccccttcactctgcatcagcagGTTGGCCAGCTCCCTGCTGAGGCTTTGGATCACGTCCCCTCTACCCTCCTCCCATGCCTGGTTGATGTTCAAGTCTTTGACAGGGTCCCGAAGCTCCCCGTGGGGCCCAAGGAGGTGCTGGTAGCGCCTCTGCCACCGCCTACACACCATGGCCTCCCCGATGGGCTCCTTGTTGGTGTGGAGCATGGCAAGGACATGGCGGCATGGTAAGTGATATTGCTGCTGGAAGGAACAGCTGCAAGTGCACCCATCCTTGCTAACCTGATGGGAGTCTTCCAGCAACTGCACCTCTGCTGCACAGCCAGCCGCTTCCACCAGCTGAGTGGAGTTCTGCACCACCTCCCACTCACGATGGCAGAGCTGGTAGGCAAGCTCAGAGCCATTCTTGTGCAAGGCCTCTAGCATGTCACCCCAAACGGCCTGCTGCATCTGTGGCTCTGACTGTGGCTGCTGCTGAGGACACTGGGGGGTGGTTTCATTAGGAAGCTTGGGTGTCTTGGACAGGATCGGTACATAACTATCTGTGGCTCCTTTGGGTCTCAAAGGAATATAACCCTTCGGCTTAGCCTTCCCCGCACTAGGGAGAGGCTGGGGCGGGTTCTTCGGTCGTTTGGTGTTGAAAAAGTCAACATAATCCACAAAGCGCAAAATGCAGCCCACCAGGGACTGCTGCTCTCTGAAGAGACTAGAAACTTGGCTTGTAACCAGGTCAAGGCTGTCCATGTAGGTACTACAGGCATGAAGACCCTTGCGAGCATGCATATACCAAAGCAGTTCACAAGAGAACCAGTGGGTCTGCAGGTAGTCATAGAGGTCCTTGTCCAGGAGGGTCTCTGCCATCCTGGAGAGTTTCTGTAGGCCAGGGCCTGAGGCGACAAACACTGCTTCCCGCAAGGCCTCCTTCATCAGGTGCTTGAAGGACTGACTGGCCCGGCTCCTCTGCAGCTTCTTCTCCAGGAGGCGGGTTGTGTGGTAGATGGAGAGAAGCACACGCGCTAAGGGGAACAGCTCCTGCACCACATCTCGGTGCTGGAAGGATGGCTCTACAAAGATGACcctgaccttggaccagtcagaattgaactcagtgaAGACACTCAGCATCTTGGCGACAGAGGAGGCTGTCTCTTCCCTGAGCACCGCAAAGTGCACCACCCGTCCCTCCCGCTCCTTGCTTTCCACCAGGAAGGCATAAAGCACATGACCATGGCTGTTCTCAACTCGGTGTAGCAAAAGGTTCTCTGGGAAGCGAACAAAAAGGTCCTGCATCTTGCTGCTCTGGAAGCTGAATCGGTCAAGGTTTTGGTTGCTGCCCACACTCAGAGAGGCCATGGAGCCCATGTCTGCCTTTAGGAAATTCTTCATCACTTCTGCCACATGTGCCAGGTCCAAAGGGGTGAtgcccttttgcctcagttcggGAAGAACAGGGTTCTcggtggggaaagaggagggcTCAGCTAAGGATTTCTTTGCTGTCTCAGTGTCCTTAGAGGTGGTCTTCCCATGCTTGGGTTCCATCTGCCACAGTTTTGACTGAAATTTGTCAGAGGTATCGACCTGGGAGTTCCTACACAGTTCTGAGGCTCTCTGTCCAGGAGAAGAGCCAGCTGGTGGGACAGCAGCAGTTTTGGTTTCAACATGGATGTGTTGGGTGTTCAGCTCACTGATAAATAGTCTGTCCAATTCCTCATCATACTTCAGGACTAAGTATGCTGGACACATGTTGGGTTCCAGCTTCTGCTTTCTGTATGATTGGGCCCGGGTACAAACAAATTTTACCTGCATATacctgaggaagagagaggagacaacAACAATTAAGAAGCTGCGATTCGGGGTTagatttccttatctctaagaACCCAGTGTGCAGCACCCTAGGGAACCCAGGAAGATAATcaaaaaatcaaaaaccaaaGAAGCACCAAGAAGCAACATGAAAGCAAAGAGAGAGGGTCAAGCAGCTCAAGTGCAGGATCGGTGCCACTGCAGCAAAGTGTGAACAAATGGTCCTAATGTACAGTTTAGGGTACAGCAGTGACCTAAGAGATAAGCCAGTCTAAGCTCCCCCGCTTCACTGCCCTGAACAGAGAAGTAAAGCCCAGTGCTCTTATCACGAGCACAACACAGTGTACTATCACAGAAACAATGGTAGAAACTTAGGGCAGGAAAGACTTCAGAAGTCCTCTAGGTCACCTCCTGCCCTCTTTTGCATCATCACCACCAAAAAGATATAGAGCTCATAGACCGCTAGTAACAAGGAACTTCCTTCCTTCTGAGGCAGATGATTCTACTTTCAGACAGCTTTAATTGAGaggaaagttttcttttctatgaAGCAAAAATCTCCCTCCTTGTAGCTCCCACCCATTGGTTCCAGTTCTGTCTTCTAAAACCAGGCTGAGTACGTTCAATTTCTGATTCATCTCCTTTTCAGTCTTTCCAAAGAGGCCAAACCAGTTTTGAGGCACAACTCTGATGCTGattagctctgtgactgtggataagtcatttcaccaTTTAGACCTtaagcttcttcatctgtaaatttaagTGGATCTTAATTACTCCTTTTGATAGTACAGATCCCAGcccatccatgccttttcatGCTATATATGCCTCCTTTTCCATATCCTCCCATAAATTTTCCACAGAGTCTACCCAGCCCAGTGAGGACCCACCTCTAGTTCTCTTGACATTGTGTAGAATGTAACCATTATAAGCTTCCTACTTTCTATGGGATCCTTTTATTCATTGCCAATATGTAGCTACTgaagatttgatttcaggtcccaAAGCAAGGGAACATGGAATCAAGGAACATGCATCAGGTAGGGTACCATGATCAATGCTACTCATTACTTGCCtatttctctcactcttttcccTCTGGAGTCACCACCTTCTCTTTCCAAATatggaaaaggattttttttttttgcagggcaatgagggttaagtgacttgcccagggtcacacagctagtaaatgtcaagtgtctgaggtcaaatttgaactcaggtcctcctgaatccagggccagtgctttatccactgcgccacctagctgccccctggaaaagGATTTTATAAGAAGGAATAGCTACCTGGAGTCCCAGTCTTCATTCTAGAAACCCTCTCCCCCACTTTCTAGAGCTTACCTATCTAGTTATTTAAAGTACCACATGCCCTGTAAACAAAGGTCCTTCCCAAACAGTCTCTTCCTTTTGTAAATTAAGGGCACTTGTTATAACTTAATCATACGCTGCCTTGTAATAGCTTGCATTACTGTTTTATTCTTTAACTTTTCATGTGTTTTTCTTCCTAAAGAGGACTAAGTTTAAACTCCTTAACTTGGTATTCAAGGCCTTCTACTATATAATAACCTTAACATTTTCAGCCTTCCcttactatatctatatctcttcaCTTATGCTAGACTCAAACTAACCTGAAATATAGTCAATCCACAACTTTCGAAGAAAACGGTACAAAAGTCAAAACTTAAATGTTGATAACGCTGAACCTCTGGGAAATGGGGGTTGGGTTCTACCAAAAAttgtaatctttctttttttatttaaaaaatttataatctTTCACTAGAGATTGCTGAACGTATACTTTTCTGCATACaaatctttataacaaaacatcaATTTTAATAATAAgcacttttcctaacacagtaacccataaaatgcaatacaaaataaaattggtaacatgcagAAAATTTTTTCTCGCTAGTAGTTCCCTAGAattctgtgggggcagctaggtggcacagtagatagagcactggccctgaagtttggaggacctgagttcaaatctcacctcagacacttattagctgtgtgaccctgggcaagtcacttaaccccgactgcctcaaacatctggggccatctcctccagtcatcctgcTGTATATcgtgccattggacccagatggctctggaagagagagtgaggttgatgactttacacagccctccctcacttaaatccaattcactgcaagtcatgacatcaccctgatgatgtggtcctctttgagaatgaagagcaAACAACAGAATTCTATGACTCTTTATGCTAACATcttgataaaaacaaacaaaatcttataacacatgaaatctacagtcccataaatattttttttgcaaggcaataagactcgccagggtcacacagtaagtgtcaagtgtctgaggccaaatttgaactcaggtgctcctgaatatagagttggtgctttttccactgcgcaacctagctgcccccccccaataaatattttcctcctttttgtggATTTAACAAATCATTGATTCATTAACACCAAACTTAAGGGCTGACTGACAGTGAGTGGAGACATTCTGGCAAGAAGTTTAACACCTTTATTTCCTCAGTGACATCAATGACTTTGCACACTTGGGCTTAGAGCTGCCCAAAGGACTTGTACTACTCTTTGGGGGCATAACTGAAACACAATCCATGATGGATATAGCACctaacttagagtcagaaagatctgggttcaaatcctatctcatgctgactgagaggagcagaaccaggagaacattgtgtgataatcaacagtgacagacttggctcttctcagtagttcaatgatccaaaacaatttcaaagaattcatgctagaaaatgttctcaacatccagaaaaaagaattgtggattctgaatgtagattgaaccatactgtttctatttttgggctgtttttattcccttcttttttgaggttttccccttgtgctctgattcttctttcacaatatgactaaatgcagaaatatgtttaacgtgattgtccacatataacttatatcaggttgctttccatcatggggagaaaaatttggaactaaaaatcctatgaaaacaaatgttgaaaattatccttacatgtaactggaaaacaaaatcctatctcagacatttacaaggTGTGTGGCCTGGGTAAGGCATTTAACATCTTAGtccctcaatttattcatctgtaaaatgaaggggttgggcttgAAGAAAGGCCTCTAACATCCTtgacagctctaaatctatgatcctatatcttGGATAGATACCATAAATGGATCTTGAGTTGGGCTCAGATTCAAAAACAGAAGAGTAAGCTAGATTACTTTTGGGAAACTGGAAAGTTCTTCTAGTGACCCCTAAAACAAAGGCCTATCTTTTTAACTCCAATATTCTTCTAATATTGCTGTATGGTTTCCAGTCATTGAACTCTACCATCTCTGAAGAATGGAAAATGAGGATCACCCAGAAGGCAACAGAAAGGCTCCTGGTAAGGATAGGTAAGATGCAGCACATCATAGATATgggattaaaaggaaaagcagagtCAAGAGTGTTGTAAAAgcaacataaaattaaaaaagaagatagactACTCATATAGCAATGGCAAAGATTAAACAATGGACCATATTAGATGGACCCCTGCGGTGAAGTCCTGAGAGAACAAAAACAAGAGTTACATATAATAAATAGGCATGGATGAGTTGCAATCAACATTATGGGAGGGAATATCTACATCAATGAGGTCACAGATCTGTTTGAGTTTATTGTAAGAAAAACCTTCCTAACCACCTGAGCTATCAAATGATAGGATGGGGTATCTTAGCAAGTAGTCAATCCCTTCCTCATTTGAAGCCTTCAGTTCCAATGATCACTTATCAGGGATGGGGTAGAGAGGATTCCTGTTTAGGCACAGGTTAAACAAGAAGAACTGAGATACCCTGTAACTCTATGAATCAAAGACTAATTGGTAGGTGGAACTAGCCACACCCCTCCTCCTAGGGAGTATTATTATGGCACAAACTCTCAGTTGCTTCCAATGAGGGCCTTCCCATTTGCAGACACTCAGCAAGGCAGGGTGAGCCTAGCTGATCATGCTACTCTGtaaacaaaattaagaaaaacaggATGTATGTAGGTTGCCAACACTAGGGTGGA is drawn from Dromiciops gliroides isolate mDroGli1 chromosome 2, mDroGli1.pri, whole genome shotgun sequence and contains these coding sequences:
- the ZSWIM3 gene encoding zinc finger SWIM domain-containing protein 3; this translates as MEVGNHFQTFEDFRECFNAYKRENKCTFGLRNCISVRFHNLNHGTSIREDITYMQVKFVCTRAQSYRKQKLEPNMCPAYLVLKYDEELDRLFISELNTQHIHVETKTAAVPPAGSSPGQRASELCRNSQVDTSDKFQSKLWQMEPKHGKTTSKDTETAKKSLAEPSSFPTENPVLPELRQKGITPLDLAHVAEVMKNFLKADMGSMASLSVGSNQNLDRFSFQSSKMQDLFVRFPENLLLHRVENSHGHVLYAFLVESKEREGRVVHFAVLREETASSVAKMLSVFTEFNSDWSKVRVIFVEPSFQHRDVVQELFPLARVLLSIYHTTRLLEKKLQRSRASQSFKHLMKEALREAVFVASGPGLQKLSRMAETLLDKDLYDYLQTHWFSCELLWYMHARKGLHACSTYMDSLDLVTSQVSSLFREQQSLVGCILRFVDYVDFFNTKRPKNPPQPLPSAGKAKPKGYIPLRPKGATDSYVPILSKTPKLPNETTPQCPQQQPQSEPQMQQAVWGDMLEALHKNGSELAYQLCHREWEVVQNSTQLVEAAGCAAEVQLLEDSHQVSKDGCTCSCSFQQQYHLPCRHVLAMLHTNKEPIGEAMVCRRWQRRYQHLLGPHGELRDPVKDLNINQAWEEGRGDVIQSLSRELANLLMQSEGAELEERCSTLGKIVDIWAEPCELTEIDPQQGGYSDVGHLPFLWVKQEEAERLPPLATTILLD